Genomic segment of Nocardiopsis mwathae:
CCGGTAGGGCAGGGCCGTGGCGACCACGACGCCGCCGAGGTCGGTGGCCGGGTGGGTGGCGGCCATGTCGTCACGCTCCTTCGGGTGGTCGGACGGGTGGCGCGGCGGGCCGTGCCCCCGCGCGACCGCCCTGGTGGTGGCTGGGGTGGTGGCCGGTTTCGCGTGCGGGAGCCGGGGATGTGGTCGGGCCGGTAGCCGCGGCGCCGCACGGTGCGTCGAGCCCGGCGAGCTCGCCGAGCCGGATGGGGGCCGCGATGGGGCGGCGGTCCACCGGGGCGGAGGACACGGCGTGCTGCGCCCGGCGGCGGACCAGTTCGGTGAGCGCCGTGCCGCACATGCGCCCCTGGCAGGGGCCGAGGCCAGCCCGGGTGGTCAGTTTGATCGAGCGCAGGCCGCGTGGCTCTCCGGCTCCGGTCCGCGCGCAGGCGGTGTCGATCTCGGCGGCCGTGACCTCTTCGCAGCGGCAGACGAGGGTGTCGTGGGTGAGCCACGCGGTCCATCCCGCGCCGATGGGGTGGGCGCTGTGCATGCGCGCGGCGAAGGCGCGGTGGCGTGCCCGGATCCGCGCCGCCCGGCGCAGCAGCGGGTCGTCGTGTCGGCCGCCCGCCGCCGCCCATCCCGCCACCAGGCCCTCGGCTACGGCGAGGTCCGCCCCGCCGATACCGGTCACTTCCCCGGCCGCGAACACCCCGGGCACCATGGTGCGCTGGGCGTCGTCGACGCCGACGATGCGCTCGGGGCCGATGCCGCACCCGGCCGCGATGGGGAGTTCCAGGCGCGGGACGAAGCCGTGGCCGACGCACACGGCGTCGACGGCGACGCGCCGCTCGGTGCCCGGCACCGGTGACCAGTCGGCCCACAGGGACGCCACGGTCACCTCCTCCACCTGGTCCGAGCCGTGGGCGGCGATCACCCCGGTGCCGGTCCGGTAGGGGACGCCGTGGCGGACCTGCCCGGCCAGGTAGCCGGCGAGCTCCCCGCCCCTGTCCGCTGCGGCGTCGCGGAGCACCGCGAGGGGCGAGCGCAGCCATCCCGCTGCGAGCCGCGCCGCGCCCGCGGCCTCCAGGACGCCGACGACGTCGGCGCCGGCGCCGGACAGCGCCGCTGCGACGGGCAGGAGGAAGGGCCCGCTGCCCGCCACGACGGCCCGCCGACCCACGGCGACGCCGTCGCCCTTGGCCAGCGCCTGGGCGGCGCCCGCCGTGTAGACGCCGGGGAGATCCCAGCCGGGGAAGGGCAGGGTCAGGTCGTGGGCGCCTGGTGCGAGCACAAGCGCGTCGGGGTGCAGGGTGTAGGGGGTGCGGTCGCCGTCGGCGTCGCCGCGCAGGGCGCGCACGGTCGGGCCGTGCCCGCCCGGTTCGAGCGCCCACACCGACGTGCGGGTCAGCAGGGTACTGCGGGGGTGGGATGCGACCGTGTCCACAGCGCGCAGGAGGCGGTCACGGGTGGTGGATGGCGTGCGGCAGGCACGCGGTGGCGCGGGTGGCGCGGGTGCTTCGGACGGCGCGGTTCGGGTGGCTCCGCGGAGGTACTGGCCGCCGAGGTGCTCCGCGCTGTCGACGACGGTGACGCGGGCACCGGCGCGCAGTGCGGCGAGGGCCGCCCCGATCCCGGCTGGGCCACCGCCGACGACCACCACCTCACGCATTGCGGCCTCCCCTGTGCGACGATTCCCCGGTCGGGGTGACGGGCGGTGCTGTTCCGCCGACCCTGGCCGCCCCGGCGGCCTCCCCCGTCCTGTGCGGCCCTGCCCCACGGCGGCGCAGGTCAGTCATGATCCCCTCCGCTGGGTGTCGCCCCGGGCGCGTCGATGACGTCGCCGTCGCGTGCGATTCGCTGACAGGCCCGGACGTCCGGGACGCCGTTCACCGTGACCAGGCAGTCGAAGCAGACGCCGATGCCGCAGAACACCCCGCGCGGGCGCCCGCCCCGCGCGGTCGTGCGCCAGGCGGTCACCCCGTTGGCCAGTAGCACACCGGCGATGGTCTGGCCTGCCGAACCACTGAGCGCCGTGGTGCCGAGGTGGACCGTGACACGCGTCCCGGGGGGAGGGGGCGGGGGGAGTGGGGGAACGTCGGAGGACGGCATGTCGGGGGCGCCCGCGCCACAGGGACACCGGTCGGGCGTGGGAGAACCGTTCATGACTGGGCACCCTTTCCTGAACGCGGGCCTACCGGTGAACGGGGCGATCCATCACCGCCCCTGATACCGGCACTGGGCACCCTGGGGAGGGAGACGACGGGCTCTGAACGCATCCGCTCCGCTCGGACGTGGGAGAACCGTTCATGGCACGGCACCTTTCACCGATCAGGGGGAGGCGGATGAGCTGGTCGGGCGGTCGGTGTCTCCGGCTCCGGTGGAGGTAGCGGCGGCGAGGCCGGGGCGCAAGGGACGGAAGGGGCGGGGGTCGACGACGGGTGGCTCTTCGAGGATCATCTGCCGGATGAGCCGGGCGGTGGCGACCGACAGGCCGATCCCGGCGCCCTCGTGGCCGGTCGCATGCCAGAGGCCGGGGACGCGTTCGTCGGGGCCGATGATCGGCAGGTGGTCGGGGACGCCGGGCCGGAAGCCGCCGTAGGCGCGGATGACCGGGACATCGGCGAGTCCGGGAAAGAGGCGTACCGCCTTGGCCGCGATGCGGGCGAGCACGTCCACACGCAGCCGGTCGTCGAAGCCGACGTGCCGGCGGCTGGAGCCGACGAGCAGCGGCCCGGCGGCCGTCGACTCGACGACGCTGGAGGTGAGCGCACCCGACGCCGTCGTCTCCTCGCTCTCTCCCCCGGTGTCGGCGACCGTCGCGACGTAGTCGGCGTCATAGACCTTGTGCCGCACCGTCCACGGCGGCACCCGCGCGGTGACCAGCACCATGCCGCGCCGAGGCCGGACCGGTACCGGGGCGCCGAGCAGGCGGGCCACCCGGCCCGCCCAGGGGCCGGCCGCGTTGAGGACGACCG
This window contains:
- a CDS encoding FAD/NAD(P)-dependent oxidoreductase: MREVVVVGGGPAGIGAALAALRAGARVTVVDSAEHLGGQYLRGATRTAPSEAPAPPAPPRACRTPSTTRDRLLRAVDTVASHPRSTLLTRTSVWALEPGGHGPTVRALRGDADGDRTPYTLHPDALVLAPGAHDLTLPFPGWDLPGVYTAGAAQALAKGDGVAVGRRAVVAGSGPFLLPVAAALSGAGADVVGVLEAAGAARLAAGWLRSPLAVLRDAAADRGGELAGYLAGQVRHGVPYRTGTGVIAAHGSDQVEEVTVASLWADWSPVPGTERRVAVDAVCVGHGFVPRLELPIAAGCGIGPERIVGVDDAQRTMVPGVFAAGEVTGIGGADLAVAEGLVAGWAAAGGRHDDPLLRRAARIRARHRAFAARMHSAHPIGAGWTAWLTHDTLVCRCEEVTAAEIDTACARTGAGEPRGLRSIKLTTRAGLGPCQGRMCGTALTELVRRRAQHAVSSAPVDRRPIAAPIRLGELAGLDAPCGAAATGPTTSPAPARETGHHPSHHQGGRAGARPAAPPVRPPEGA
- a CDS encoding (2Fe-2S)-binding protein, coding for MNGSPTPDRCPCGAGAPDMPSSDVPPLPPPPPPGTRVTVHLGTTALSGSAGQTIAGVLLANGVTAWRTTARGGRPRGVFCGIGVCFDCLVTVNGVPDVRACQRIARDGDVIDAPGATPSGGDHD
- a CDS encoding NAD(P)/FAD-dependent oxidoreductase, whose translation is MAVRADIVVIGAGIIGAACARELAGAECSVTVLDRAAAASATTAHGEGNILVSDKAPGPELDLARASVRLWPQAVAELGEELGPRLPDIEWDRKGGLVVATTAAGAAGLGAFAREQRQTGVDAQPVDLGDVPGLEPNLSRDITAAVRYPEDAQVQPVAAAEALLASARTRGARVRQATAVLGPIRDRSGALRGVHTTAGPWHTPVVLNAAGPWAGRVARLLGAPVPVRPRRGMVLVTARVPPWTVRHKVYDADYVATVADTGGESEETTASGALTSSVVESTAAGPLLVGSSRRHVGFDDRLRVDVLARIAAKAVRLFPGLADVPVIRAYGGFRPGVPDHLPIIGPDERVPGLWHATGHEGAGIGLSVATARLIRQMILEEPPVVDPRPFRPLRPGLAAATSTGAGDTDRPTSSSASP